The Frankiales bacterium genome has a window encoding:
- a CDS encoding DUF2029 domain-containing protein encodes MSPVPEPDVVLPSDSDPVVYAATERFGGAAGFHRGRLDGFWTPLRVLVLLATIAFLLGYVLKMPCHAEGWGGDARYTHLCYSDIPYLYELRGFADGWLPYLQTGDGQGPALEYPVLTGAFMQVASMLTGHSGTASVRSLEFFDWNALLLFGCFLVTVVATALTVRRRPWDAALVALAPGMILCALINWDLLAVALTALSMLAWSRSRPGWSGVLLGLAIAAKFYPVLLLGPLLVLALRSGRWRALGTAAGGAAGAWLLVNVPIYLANPAGWSEFYTFSSDRGADWGSLWYALQVVGLPVPEGSLNLVAATLLGVLCLGIAALALTARDRPRYAQLAFLVVAAFCITNKVYSPQYVLWLIPLAAMARPRWRDFLVWQTGEVLYFAAIWWFLQQYGTDAKGLPQPAYVLAIVVHVVATLYFAAMVVRDILRPEHDPVRSDGHLDHTDDPGGGPFDGAPDVVVLRRRSERGPGAHGGGPGGPGGPGGPKGPDGPDGAGDGPAGVALPVPGRPAEGPADDDVDGVPVGALDELFSRPPGRHSG; translated from the coding sequence ATGAGCCCCGTGCCCGAGCCCGACGTCGTGCTGCCCTCCGACAGCGACCCGGTGGTCTACGCCGCCACCGAGCGGTTCGGCGGCGCCGCGGGGTTCCACCGCGGCCGCCTCGACGGCTTCTGGACCCCGCTGCGCGTGCTCGTGCTGCTCGCGACGATCGCGTTCCTGCTCGGCTACGTCCTCAAGATGCCGTGCCACGCGGAGGGCTGGGGCGGCGACGCCCGCTACACGCACCTCTGCTACTCCGACATCCCCTACCTCTACGAGCTGCGGGGCTTCGCCGACGGCTGGCTGCCCTACCTGCAGACCGGCGACGGGCAGGGGCCGGCGCTGGAGTACCCGGTGCTCACCGGCGCCTTCATGCAGGTCGCCTCGATGCTCACCGGGCACTCGGGCACGGCGTCGGTCCGCTCGCTGGAGTTCTTCGACTGGAACGCGCTGCTGCTCTTCGGGTGCTTCCTCGTCACCGTCGTCGCCACCGCGCTGACCGTGCGGCGCCGTCCCTGGGACGCCGCCCTGGTGGCCCTCGCGCCCGGCATGATCCTGTGCGCCCTCATCAACTGGGACCTGCTCGCCGTGGCGCTCACGGCGCTGTCGATGCTCGCCTGGTCGCGCTCGAGACCCGGGTGGTCCGGCGTGCTGCTCGGGCTCGCGATCGCGGCGAAGTTCTACCCCGTGCTGCTGCTCGGCCCGCTGCTGGTGCTCGCCCTGCGCTCCGGCCGGTGGCGCGCCCTCGGCACGGCGGCAGGCGGCGCGGCCGGGGCCTGGCTGCTCGTCAACGTGCCGATCTACCTGGCCAACCCGGCGGGCTGGTCGGAGTTCTACACGTTCTCCTCCGACCGCGGCGCCGACTGGGGCTCGCTCTGGTACGCGCTTCAGGTGGTGGGCCTCCCGGTGCCGGAGGGCTCGCTCAACCTCGTCGCCGCGACGCTGCTCGGCGTGCTGTGCCTGGGCATCGCGGCGCTCGCCCTCACCGCGCGGGACCGGCCGCGCTACGCGCAGCTGGCCTTCCTCGTGGTGGCGGCGTTCTGCATCACCAACAAGGTGTACTCGCCGCAGTACGTCCTGTGGCTGATCCCGCTGGCCGCGATGGCCCGCCCGCGGTGGCGCGACTTCCTCGTCTGGCAGACCGGCGAGGTGCTCTACTTCGCCGCTATCTGGTGGTTCCTCCAGCAGTACGGCACCGACGCCAAGGGGCTGCCGCAGCCGGCGTACGTCCTCGCGATCGTGGTGCACGTCGTCGCGACGCTGTACTTCGCCGCCATGGTGGTGCGCGACATCCTGCGGCCCGAGCACGACCCGGTGCGCAGCGACGGCCACCTCGACCACACCGACGACCCCGGGGGCGGCCCGTTCGACGGGGCTCCCGACGTCGTCGTGCTGCGCCGCCGCAGCGAGCGCGGGCCGGGGGCCCACGGCGGCGGCCCCGGCGGACCGGGCGGCCCCGGCGGCCCGAAGGGTCCCGACGGTCCCGACGGCGCTGGCGACGGACCGGCCGGCGTCGCCCTCCCGGTGCCCGGCCGGCCCGCGGAGGGCCCGGCCGACGACGACGTCGACGGCGTGCCCGTGGGCGCGCTCGACGAGCTGTTCTCCCGGCCCCCGGGCCGGCACTCCGGCTGA
- a CDS encoding alanine racemase — protein sequence MTLSLYVDAPRWRAHTERTRDDVRRAVGSTVHADPAAGRPHVHLGDLVPVAKGNGYGLGNARLAREAGRLGLTRIAVGTVFEVAEVAGAHDGDILVLTPFDPRDTVAGAAWVEVAHAPYADRVLRTVSSREAWDAVAAGPGPVRVVLEALTSMGRFGLTDAELADLLEAPSTRDALAAGRVRLEGLALHLPLAAPHLDHRSVPGARWHDAGVAPAPPPGATARVTEAHAWALGWVRAAADLSDRLRAGDPDAEAVTALTSAAALWVSHLDDAELAALRAAVPDVALYARIGTRLWLGDRGALAVRGTVLAVHEVVRGQASGYRQRRAGRAGAVVVVGGGTAHGIALEAPSPAASWRQRAVVAGTGLLDAAGRALSPFHVGGAQRWFAEPPHMHVSLLRLPAGTALPEVGEQVDVDVRMTTLHADRVLGLD from the coding sequence ATGACCCTGAGCCTGTACGTCGACGCGCCGCGCTGGCGCGCGCACACCGAGCGCACCCGCGACGACGTGCGCCGGGCGGTCGGCTCCACGGTGCACGCCGACCCCGCCGCCGGGCGCCCCCACGTGCACCTCGGCGACCTCGTGCCCGTGGCGAAGGGCAACGGCTACGGGCTGGGCAACGCGCGCCTCGCGCGGGAGGCGGGCCGGCTCGGGCTCACGCGGATCGCCGTCGGCACGGTGTTCGAGGTGGCCGAGGTGGCCGGCGCCCACGACGGCGACATCCTCGTGCTCACCCCGTTCGACCCGCGCGACACCGTGGCGGGCGCGGCCTGGGTCGAGGTGGCGCACGCGCCCTACGCCGACCGCGTGCTGCGCACGGTGTCCTCGCGCGAGGCGTGGGACGCCGTCGCCGCCGGGCCCGGCCCGGTGCGGGTGGTGCTCGAGGCGCTCACCTCGATGGGCCGGTTCGGGCTCACCGACGCCGAGCTGGCCGACCTCCTGGAGGCGCCGTCCACCCGCGACGCGCTGGCCGCCGGGCGCGTGCGTCTGGAGGGGCTCGCGCTGCACCTGCCCCTCGCCGCCCCGCACCTCGACCACCGCTCCGTGCCGGGGGCGCGCTGGCACGACGCGGGGGTGGCCCCGGCGCCGCCGCCCGGCGCCACGGCGCGCGTCACCGAGGCGCACGCGTGGGCGCTCGGCTGGGTGCGCGCCGCCGCCGACCTGTCCGACCGGCTGCGCGCGGGCGACCCGGACGCGGAGGCCGTGACCGCACTCACGAGCGCCGCCGCCCTGTGGGTGAGCCACCTCGACGACGCCGAGCTCGCGGCGCTGCGCGCGGCGGTGCCGGACGTGGCCCTCTACGCCCGCATCGGCACCCGGCTCTGGCTCGGCGACCGCGGCGCGCTGGCGGTGCGCGGCACCGTGCTCGCCGTGCACGAGGTGGTGCGCGGCCAGGCCAGCGGCTACCGGCAGCGGCGGGCCGGGCGGGCCGGAGCGGTGGTGGTCGTGGGCGGCGGCACGGCCCACGGCATCGCGCTCGAGGCGCCCTCGCCGGCGGCGTCCTGGCGGCAGCGCGCCGTCGTGGCGGGCACCGGGCTGCTCGACGCCGCCGGGCGGGCGCTCTCGCCGTTCCACGTGGGCGGGGCCCAGCGCTGGTTCGCCGAGCCGCCGCACATGCACGTCTCGCTGCTGCGGCTGCCCGCCGGCACGGCGCTGCCGGAGGTGGGCGAGCAGGTCGACGTCGACGTCCGGATGACCACGCTGCACGCCGACCGCGTGCTCGGCCTGGACTGA
- a CDS encoding peptidoglycan bridge formation glycyltransferase FemA/FemB family protein gives MPSSPLVVRRISADEHLAHVRRHQDSGRISFLQLPSWAGVKAEWQHLSLGWFDGDTLVGAGLVLLRQVPRVRRYLAYLPEGPDIDWTGERDLADWLAPMTAHLRGVGAFAVKMGPPVAVRRWDAGTLKDAIAEGSARRLRDVPADETHPQAEAVAERLRALGWTQKADIGAGFGDVQPRYVFQVPLAGRTEDDVLAGFNQLWRRNIKKAEKAGVEVVHGGYDDLPAFHEVYVETAARDGFTPRGLPYFQRMWHAMREEDPERITLYLARHEGRVLAATTLVRVGAHAWYSYGASSSAGREVRPSNAVQWAMIRDSLAAGCRVYDLRGISDTLDPDDDLFGLIQFKLGTGGHALEYLGEWDLRLRPIMARAVDAYLSRR, from the coding sequence GTGCCGTCCTCGCCCCTCGTCGTCCGCCGGATCAGTGCCGACGAGCACCTCGCGCACGTGCGCCGCCACCAGGACAGCGGCCGCATCTCGTTCCTCCAGCTGCCCAGCTGGGCCGGGGTGAAGGCCGAGTGGCAGCACCTGTCGCTCGGCTGGTTCGACGGCGACACCCTCGTGGGCGCGGGGCTCGTGCTGCTGCGCCAGGTGCCGCGCGTGCGCCGCTACCTGGCCTACCTGCCCGAGGGACCCGACATCGACTGGACCGGCGAGCGCGACCTCGCCGACTGGCTCGCCCCCATGACGGCGCACCTGCGGGGGGTCGGCGCGTTCGCGGTGAAGATGGGGCCGCCGGTCGCAGTGCGCCGCTGGGACGCCGGCACCCTCAAGGACGCGATCGCCGAGGGGTCGGCGCGCCGGCTGCGCGACGTGCCCGCCGACGAGACCCACCCGCAGGCGGAGGCCGTGGCCGAGCGGCTGCGCGCGCTGGGGTGGACGCAGAAGGCCGACATCGGGGCCGGCTTCGGCGACGTCCAGCCGCGCTACGTGTTCCAGGTCCCGCTGGCCGGCCGTACCGAGGACGACGTCCTGGCCGGGTTCAACCAGCTGTGGCGGCGCAACATCAAGAAGGCCGAGAAGGCCGGCGTCGAGGTGGTCCACGGCGGCTACGACGACCTGCCCGCCTTCCACGAGGTGTACGTCGAGACGGCCGCGCGCGACGGGTTCACCCCGCGCGGCCTGCCCTACTTCCAGCGCATGTGGCACGCCATGCGCGAGGAGGACCCGGAGCGCATCACGCTCTACCTGGCCCGTCACGAGGGCCGGGTGCTGGCGGCCACGACGCTGGTCCGCGTCGGCGCGCACGCCTGGTACTCCTACGGCGCGTCCTCGAGCGCGGGGCGCGAGGTGCGCCCGTCCAACGCGGTGCAGTGGGCGATGATCCGCGACTCGCTCGCCGCCGGCTGCCGCGTGTACGACCTGCGCGGGATCAGCGACACCCTCGACCCCGACGACGACCTCTTCGGCCTCATCCAGTTCAAGCTGGGCACCGGGGGCCACGCGCTGGAGTACCTCGGCGAGTGGGACCTGCGGCTGCGCCCGATCATGGCGCGCGCGGTGGACGCCTACCTCAGCCGCCGCTGA
- the xth gene encoding exodeoxyribonuclease III has translation MRIATWNINSVAVRTDRLLAWLASAEPDVLCLQELKVAAAEFPVDAVREAGYEVAAHGTGRWNGVAILSRVGLDDVVRDLPGQPAFDGATEPRAVGATCGGVRVWSVYVPNGRAVDDPHYSYKLDWLAALRAAAVADLARPEPLVILGDFNVAPTDSDVWDISRFEGATHVTPAERAAVSALVDAGLVEVVPRALKYDTPYTYWDYRQLSFPKNTGMRIDLVFASPALHDAVTDSYVDREARKPGPKGSTPPSDHAPVVVDVAR, from the coding sequence GTGCGCATCGCCACCTGGAACATCAACTCCGTCGCCGTCCGCACCGACCGCCTGCTGGCCTGGCTGGCCTCGGCCGAGCCGGACGTGCTGTGCCTGCAGGAGCTCAAGGTCGCGGCCGCGGAGTTCCCCGTCGACGCCGTCCGCGAGGCCGGCTACGAGGTGGCAGCGCACGGCACCGGCCGGTGGAACGGCGTCGCGATCCTCTCGCGCGTGGGCCTCGACGACGTCGTGCGCGACCTGCCCGGCCAGCCCGCGTTCGACGGCGCCACCGAGCCGCGGGCGGTCGGCGCCACGTGCGGGGGCGTGCGCGTGTGGTCGGTGTACGTCCCGAACGGCCGCGCCGTGGACGACCCGCACTACTCCTACAAGCTCGACTGGCTCGCGGCGCTGCGGGCCGCCGCGGTGGCCGACCTGGCGCGTCCCGAGCCGCTGGTCATCCTGGGCGACTTCAACGTCGCACCCACCGACTCCGACGTCTGGGACATCTCGAGGTTCGAGGGCGCCACCCACGTGACGCCGGCCGAGCGCGCGGCGGTGTCGGCCCTCGTCGACGCCGGCCTCGTGGAGGTGGTGCCGCGGGCGCTGAAGTACGACACGCCCTACACCTACTGGGACTACCGGCAGCTGTCGTTCCCGAAGAACACCGGCATGCGCATCGACCTGGTCTTCGCCTCGCCCGCCCTGCACGACGCCGTGACCGACTCCTACGTCGACCGCGAGGCCCGCAAGCCCGGCCCGAAGGGCAGCACGCCGCCGTCCGACCACGCCCCCGTCGTGGTCGACGTCGCGCGCTGA